In one window of Chloroflexota bacterium DNA:
- a CDS encoding AAA family ATPase, translated as MAEDLFTYSRKEQIQREAPLAARMRPRTLDEFVGQEKILGPGRLLRRAIETDQLSSLILWGPPGTGKTTLAMVIANHTKSHFETISAVMAGVADIRRLVEEAKKRRSLYGQRTIVLVDEIHRFNKAQQDALLPHVENGTIILVGATTENPYFEVISALVSRSRVFRLDPLTEDDLITIIKRALTDKERGYGRLKVHIDEDALSHWVNVAGGDARVALNALESAVETTPPDESGTIHIDLNIAQESVQRRAILYDKNGDAHYDTISAFIKSLRGSDPDAALYWMAKMIYAGEDPRFIVRRMIILASEDIGLADPQALVVATAAAQALEWVGLPEAQYALAEAAIYLATAPKSNSVGGYWKALEDVERLGAIEVPDHLKDASRDGKALGHGKGYKYPHGYPGHHVAQQYLPDRLQGRRYYEPGEQGYERVIRERLERWRKAMRGE; from the coding sequence ATGGCAGAGGATCTCTTCACTTACAGTCGAAAAGAGCAGATCCAGCGAGAAGCACCTTTAGCGGCACGGATGCGACCTCGCACGCTGGATGAATTTGTCGGCCAAGAGAAGATACTCGGGCCAGGGCGGCTCCTCAGACGCGCTATAGAGACTGATCAACTTTCTTCGCTAATCCTCTGGGGTCCACCAGGCACGGGAAAGACCACCTTGGCTATGGTCATTGCCAACCACACGAAATCCCACTTTGAAACTATCAGCGCAGTGATGGCTGGCGTGGCAGATATCCGCCGGCTAGTGGAGGAGGCCAAAAAGCGTCGTTCTCTGTACGGCCAACGCACCATTGTGCTTGTGGATGAGATTCACCGTTTCAACAAGGCCCAACAGGATGCACTCTTACCCCACGTCGAAAATGGCACCATCATTTTGGTGGGTGCGACGACGGAAAATCCATATTTTGAGGTCATCTCTGCGCTTGTCTCACGCTCGCGGGTTTTTCGACTCGACCCGCTGACTGAAGACGATTTGATCACCATCATAAAACGAGCTCTGACGGACAAAGAACGTGGTTACGGCAGGCTCAAGGTGCATATTGATGAGGACGCTTTATCACACTGGGTCAACGTTGCTGGCGGCGACGCCCGAGTGGCACTAAACGCATTAGAATCTGCTGTCGAAACCACTCCACCCGATGAAAGTGGCACAATTCACATTGATCTCAACATCGCACAGGAGTCCGTCCAGCGCCGAGCCATTCTCTATGACAAAAACGGCGACGCTCACTATGACACTATTTCTGCGTTCATCAAGAGTCTGCGTGGAAGCGATCCGGATGCCGCGCTCTATTGGATGGCGAAGATGATCTATGCTGGCGAAGACCCTCGTTTCATTGTTCGCCGCATGATCATTCTGGCCTCTGAGGATATTGGTCTGGCTGACCCACAGGCGTTGGTGGTAGCCACAGCAGCGGCCCAGGCTTTGGAGTGGGTGGGGTTACCTGAAGCGCAGTATGCTTTGGCTGAGGCGGCAATCTATCTGGCCACCGCACCGAAGAGCAATTCCGTGGGTGGCTATTGGAAAGCGTTGGAGGATGTGGAAAGGCTCGGCGCTATCGAGGTTCCTGACCACCTCAAGGATGCCAGCCGTGATGGCAAGGCGTTGGGGCACGGAAAAGGCTACAAATATCCTCACGGTTACCCTGGCCATCACGTGGCTCAGCAATATCTCCCCGATAGGCTCCAGGGGCGACGTTACTACGAGCCGGGTGAACAGGGATACGAACGGGTGATCAGGGAACGGTTAGAAAGATGGCGGAAGGCAATGCGGGGCGAGTAA
- a CDS encoding ABC transporter substrate-binding protein — protein MYTKDQERLLQELVEEFNRTNEWHITVRAEYAGYFSDIRKKILDSLAAGVPPDLAIAFPNQVAEYQQYGIVEPLDDYVGSVRYGLTPDDLADIFSTILESDRYPTYENRLLSFPPSRSMEVLYYNMDWLEALGYETPPETWEQFRSLCIAASGDTDGDGIRDAYGYALDVNHYVLENWIWSYGGSLTSDDYKQAAFHNSEGVAALTFLTELVSSGYAYQVSKRYDDQSAFATQKALFTTGTSAGIPYYTQQITDPKTRKPRFRWAVAPIPHNTTEPVVIIHGPSIVLFKSTPQRQLASWLFIRWFTQPENNARWAMATNYFPLRKSALALDVMKDYIKNNPAYATAAEFLSYARAEPRIAAWYQVQELLAEAMREALNGTKSPKQALDDAAREANGLLSQ, from the coding sequence GTGTATACCAAGGACCAGGAAAGACTACTCCAGGAATTGGTAGAGGAATTTAATAGGACCAACGAATGGCATATCACTGTCAGAGCAGAGTATGCTGGCTATTTCAGCGACATCCGAAAGAAGATCTTGGACTCTTTGGCCGCTGGTGTGCCGCCCGATTTGGCTATCGCTTTTCCCAATCAAGTGGCCGAGTACCAGCAATACGGTATTGTCGAGCCGCTAGATGACTATGTTGGCAGTGTACGATATGGCCTTACTCCCGATGATCTAGCCGATATCTTTTCCACCATTCTAGAATCTGACCGATATCCCACTTACGAGAACCGCCTATTAAGTTTTCCGCCTAGTCGTAGCATGGAGGTTCTGTATTACAACATGGATTGGTTAGAGGCGCTGGGTTACGAGACTCCCCCGGAGACATGGGAGCAATTCAGAAGCCTGTGCATTGCCGCTTCTGGAGACACCGATGGGGATGGGATAAGGGACGCCTATGGGTATGCTCTGGATGTGAACCATTATGTATTAGAGAATTGGATCTGGTCATATGGAGGGAGCTTGACGAGCGATGACTACAAACAAGCAGCCTTTCATAACTCCGAAGGTGTTGCCGCTCTTACGTTCCTCACAGAACTGGTCTCCAGCGGCTATGCCTATCAAGTGAGTAAACGCTATGATGATCAGAGCGCTTTTGCTACACAGAAGGCGCTCTTCACCACCGGTACGTCGGCAGGAATCCCTTACTATACCCAGCAGATTACCGACCCCAAGACACGAAAACCTAGGTTCCGTTGGGCAGTAGCCCCGATACCTCATAATACAACTGAGCCCGTTGTAATCATCCATGGCCCCAGCATCGTCCTCTTCAAGAGCACGCCGCAACGGCAACTGGCATCTTGGCTGTTCATCCGCTGGTTTACCCAGCCCGAGAACAATGCCCGATGGGCCATGGCAACCAATTATTTCCCTCTCCGCAAGTCGGCTCTCGCCCTGGACGTGATGAAGGATTACATCAAGAACAACCCTGCTTACGCCACTGCCGCAGAGTTCTTGTCCTATGCCCGAGCGGAGCCTCGCATAGCCGCATGGTATCAGGTTCAAGAACTGCTCGCCGAGGCTATGCGCGAAGCGCTCAACGGGACGAAGTCTCCCAAACAGGCCCTGGATGATGCTGCTCGCGAAGCCAATGGTTTGTTATCCCAGTAA
- the lipA gene encoding lipoyl synthase yields MSTDSADTKPRWLVKRAPSQKAMQIVVSLLGQMRLATICEEANCPNIGDCFSEGTATFLILGRTCTRNCRFCNVKHGQGEPLDTTEPARLVAAARHLRLRHVVLTSVTRDDLPDGGASAFAACIQALHEELGVTVEALVPDFRGDETALATVMAAAPEVLGHNVETVPSLYSKVRPQADYQRSLRLLKVARTLKPGGLTKSGLMVGLGESRDEVIAVMRDLRAVGCDLLTIGQYLRPSATHYPVAEYVHPDTFAFYQQQAEAMGFLGVLSGPFVRSSFHAQALYQRGQAQ; encoded by the coding sequence ATGAGTACCGATTCTGCGGACACGAAACCGCGCTGGCTGGTCAAACGAGCACCTAGTCAAAAAGCGATGCAGATCGTGGTTTCACTTCTGGGGCAGATGCGACTGGCGACCATTTGTGAGGAGGCTAATTGCCCGAACATCGGCGATTGTTTCTCCGAGGGCACAGCCACTTTTCTCATTCTCGGCCGCACGTGCACGCGAAACTGCCGTTTCTGCAATGTGAAACATGGGCAGGGGGAACCCTTAGACACTACCGAACCCGCCCGTCTGGTGGCCGCAGCCCGGCACTTGCGCCTACGCCACGTTGTATTGACTTCGGTCACACGGGATGACTTACCCGACGGCGGAGCATCGGCTTTCGCGGCCTGCATCCAGGCACTACATGAGGAGCTAGGCGTTACAGTAGAGGCATTAGTGCCCGATTTCCGCGGAGATGAGACCGCATTAGCAACGGTCATGGCCGCCGCGCCAGAGGTGTTGGGTCACAACGTAGAGACCGTCCCCAGCCTATACTCCAAGGTGCGACCCCAGGCTGATTATCAGCGTTCCCTACGATTGCTCAAAGTGGCACGGACGTTGAAGCCGGGTGGATTGACCAAATCCGGACTTATGGTGGGGCTCGGCGAAAGCCGAGATGAAGTGATCGCCGTGATGCGCGATTTGCGCGCCGTTGGCTGCGACTTGTTGACAATTGGTCAATATCTGCGACCGTCAGCCACTCACTATCCGGTAGCAGAATACGTTCACCCCGACACCTTTGCCTTCTACCAGCAACAGGCTGAAGCGATGGGTTTCCTGGGTGTCCTCTCGGGACCATTTGTGCGTAGTTCGTTTCACGCCCAGGCTCTGTATCAGCGAGGTCAGGCACAGTAA